GTGTGATTATTGGGACAACGACAATTATAGCGGAAAAAATATCCATTAACATACCGACGACGAGAAGGAAAAGGTTAAGCAATATGAGAAAGGTGTATTTACTTGAAATATACTTTTGGATGAACTCAAAGATTTTCATCGGTATTTGTTCATCTATCAAGTAGCTTGTCAATCCAAGCGCTGATGCGAGGATTATCAAAATCCCACCAACCATAAGCATGCTCTCTTTCATAATTCTCGGAAGGTCGTTTTTTATGTTCAGGTCGCGATAAATAAAAAGTTCAACGATAAAAACATAAACCGCTGTCACAGCCGACGCCTCAATCACTGTGAAGATACCGCTGTAAATTCCGCCGATTATAATAAATGGAAGAGGGATTTCCCAGATCGCATCAAGTGTTGCGCGCCAAAGGTTTCGCAATGAAAATTTTTGAACTTCAATTTTAGTCCCTATATTCTTGACAATGCTATAAATTGAAAGTAGAACGACAAGCAAAATCCCTGGGGTAATCCCCGCGATGAAAAGTTTATCAACATCAACTTGTGCGACAAGACCATATAGTATCAATGGCAAGCTAGGTGGGAAAAGCAAACCCAAACTTCCGGATGTTGTGACGAGTCCGAGTGAGAATTTTTCGGAGTAATTGCTTTTCAACAATGCAGGCAGGACAAGCCCCCCGAGTGCAACGATCGTCACACCAGAAGCTCCTGTGAAAGCGGTGAAAACAGCACATGAAACAAGAACTACAACTGCAAGTCCCCCGGGTATCCAACCGAAAAGCGCTTGTGTTAAGTTAACAAGTCGCCTTGGGGTGTTGCTTTCAGCAAGGATATAACCAGCGAATGTGAACAAAGGGATAGCGACAAGTGTTGAAGTATTGGCAAGACGAACCATCTCAATTATAATCGCTGACAAAGAAATCCCCTTTGAAAAGAAACTTAATATCGCTATCGCTGATATAACCGTAAAGAGCGGGGTTCTGAAAAGAGCGAAAAGAATGAATAGAAATATCAATACAAAATTTAACATCCTAAATCAAAAAATGTTTTTAATGAAAACAACTTTCACCGCTCTAAAAAGAAACCTCAAACTCATCAATCCAAAACCGATCGGTATTATGAGCTCAAGCATCCAATTCTTTAATCCAAGAAAGACAACGCTTGGGAAATCAATCTCCATTTTAACAAAATCAATTGAAGCCCTCAAAAGTAAGAGACAAACAACGGAAGCAAAAAAATTTGTAATTGCGGAGCTAAACTTTCTAAGCCCCGGTGGGAGCAACCTCGCAAAAACATCAATGTTTATGTGCCTATCTTCCCTTGTTGCAAGTGAAGCCCCTATGAAAGCGATCCACAAAACGACATATCTCAAAAATGGATCAGCCCACAATATACCCGTCTCAAACAAATTCCTCAAAATCACCTGTAAAAAACTGATAATCACCATCAACGAAAGCAAAATTATAATCAGGATATTTTCCAACTTTGCGATAAAACCATCAATTGCATTTATAAATTTCATCAATTCCCCAACTTCTGATTTGATTTCCTATACTCTTCAACTGCCTTCTCAATCTTATCAAGCCAAATTTGACTGAAAACCTTGCCGACGAGTTCTCGCCTTATTTTCTTACCAACTTCATCATACTCGCTCAAAACCTTCTTTGAAGAGGGTTCGGTTATCATAATTCCATTTCTCTTGAGCGTTTCAATTGCGTTCTTGTTTTCTTCACGACTAAGTTCAACGAGCTTTCGCATGTACTTCCTTCCGTTTTTAAGAAGGATTTCCTGTAAATCTTTCGGCAACGAATCAAAATATCTCTTTGATATTAAAAGTGCCCCTGATGCGTTAGATAACGGGACATCGTGCATATACTTAACCCTTGTGAACCACTGCGTCGCAAGGATTGCAAGGGGTGAACCATAAACCCCATCTATGATACCTGTCTGAAGGGAAGTTAAAACCTCTGTAATGGAAAGTGGAACAGGTGTAATTCCTATGACTTTATAAGCAGCCTCTGCGATAGGGTCACCTTGCCAAGCCCACATTTTAAGTTTCTTGAGGTCATCAATCCCATAAACTGGGGTTTTAGTAAATGTATAGACGAAGCCAACCTCTGCCCATCCCAAAAGGACGAAACCACCCCTTTCAATCTCACGCTCAAACTCATCGTTAAATTTTTGATAAATGTAATCAACCTCGTCATAACTTTTAAATAAAAAAGGGGAATCAAGTACTCTTAAATTTGGCGCTATCTCACCAATTCCAACACCAGTAAAACCAGCAGCGTGATATTGCCCTATCCTTATTTTTTTCAAAACATCAATTTCATCCCCAGCCACACCACCAGCGTAAATTTTAAATCCGATTCTTCCGTTGCTCTCTTTTCTTATCTGTGAATCGTATTCCCTTAAAACTTTAATCCAAGTGCTCCCATCAGGTGCAATAGTTGCAACTTTTATGAGATATTCTTGCGAAAAAGTGAAGTTTAAAAATAATAAAGTCAAAACAAGAACTCTTCTCATCTCGTTTACTGATTTTTGTTTAGAAAAATTCCTCAACCATGGTCTTAAATTTTTCCGCCTTTCTCTTTGCGATCACATTCAAAAGTTCAGCCCCTTCAAGGACCTCAACATGCGATTCAATCACATAATTTAAAAGTTGCTCATATAACTGTCTATCTTGAACTTGGACAGCGTAATATCTTGCATAGAAAACATAGGGAAGTAGATACTTACCACCTGAAATTTTTATACATCTCTCAAAATATTCCTTCCCTTTTTCCGGGTCGCCACCAAATAATTTAGGTCTGGCTGACAACAAGACACCAAGAAACATAACACCAGAACCATAAAAATAACCCTCATCAAGTTCAACAACATACTTAACCATGGACTCAATTTTTGGAATTTGACTTATAGCTTCGGGGTCGTCTCTGCTAAGATTTACATAGCTTCCCCAAGCCATCGCGGTCCAAAACAAAATAGGAACATCTTTTCTTCCAAATTCAGTGCGCAAAGTCATCTCAAATTTTTCAAAATCGCCATCCAAGCTTTCGGCAAACCTCCCACTTTTCCATCTCAAAAAATTAATGCCGTAACTATAAGCCCTTTTATAAATCATCTTTGCCCTTTCTGGCTCGTCATCTTCAACAAACCCCATCGCATAACCTGTATATCCTTGAACGAGGAGGGTAACGGTTTTTTGATTTTTCGGGTCGGCGTTGTAAATCGCCTCAAGAAGTTTCAAATTTGCAGGTATACTAACCTTTGCGATTTCGTAGTCCGTTTCGCTAAAAATTGCTTTAACCCCGGAGTCAAATATACCTCCTGCATATTTAATTGCAAGGTTTTGAACACTGCAACCGTAAAGAAGAATTGAAATTAAAAATCCAACGACTCTCACATTTACAAGTTCATTTTTTACAGAACTTTTTACACTGAAAAATTTAATCAAATTGCACTATAAAACAAAGTTTTACCAAACCGAAAAAATAGCGTTTTTGAAGTTCCTTTTCAACTCGTCAATACTATCCCCTCCGAACTTCTCAAGCAAAGCATTTGCTATAACTGGTGCAACAACCGCCTCAGCTATAACACTTGCAGATGGAACTGCACAAAAATCAGACCTCTCATACCTTGACTTTACACTTTCACCTGTTGCAAGATCAACGCTTGAAAGCCCCTTCACAACCGTTGAGATTGGTTTCATAGCGGACCTCAATATAATCGGTTGTCCATTCGTCACACCACCTTCAAGACCGCCAGCACGATTTGTCTTTCGGTAAATTCTCCCATCTTTTATGAAAATCTCATCATGCACCTCTGAGCCAAACTTACCTGCGTTTTCAAATGCAAACCCAATCTCAACTCCTTTTATCGCCTGTATTGACATAATTGCTTGTGCAAGAAGCCCATCAAGTCGTTTATCCCACTGGACATAACTCCCAAGCCCAATTGGTACACCAGTTATAAAAACCTCAAAAACTCCACCAACCGTGTCCCCTTCTTTCATCGCTTTCTTTATGATATTTATCATCTCAACCTCAACTTCTTTATCAAGACATCTAACTTCCGACTTATCGGCTTCAATTGAAATTTCAAATGCTCCTTTTTCTTTACGGATCAAGCTTTGAACTTTTCTATCAAGTTTCGCTCTATCTTCAATTTTTGCTTGCCCTATTTGAACTACATGGCTTCCGATGAAAATCCCAACTTCTTCAAGCATTTTTCTCACAACTGAGCAACACGCAACCCTTATAGCCGTTTCCCTTGCGCTTGCTCTTTCAATGACATTTCTTATATCATCAAAACCATATTTGAAATAACCAACAAGGTCAGCATGCCCGGGTCTTGGAACGGTTATTTTCTCAACCTTTTCTTCAATTTCTTCAACTGACATTTTCTTCTTCCAATTTTCCCAATCCTTATTCTTTATAATCAGGGCTATCGGGCTTCCCATAGTTTTACCGAATCTAACACCGGACAAAATTTCAACTTTATCCTCTTCAATTCTCATCCTCGCACCGCGCCCGATGCCTTGTTGTCTTCTTTTCAAGTGAAAGTTTATATATTCAGCCGAAATTTCAAGCCCTGCTGGGATTCCTTCAACTATACCTATTAAAGCTTGACCGTGTGATTCTCCGGCGGTTAAAATTCTTATCACAGCTTTAAGATTTTTTTCAGAAAAATAAACAAGTGATTTCCCATTTGCAAATGAAAAAGCTTCAAACTATATTTTTAAAGAGAACACCTGGCAAAATTAACTTTGGAGGTGCCAAATGGTGATCGCAACTGAGATCAGAGAGGGG
This region of Candidatus Thermokryptus mobilis genomic DNA includes:
- a CDS encoding TRAP transporter small permease; protein product: MKFINAIDGFIAKLENILIIILLSLMVIISFLQVILRNLFETGILWADPFLRYVVLWIAFIGASLATREDRHINIDVFARLLPPGLRKFSSAITNFFASVVCLLLLRASIDFVKMEIDFPSVVFLGLKNWMLELIIPIGFGLMSLRFLFRAVKVVFIKNIF
- a CDS encoding TRAP transporter TatT component family protein: MIKFFSVKSSVKNELVNVRVVGFLISILLYGCSVQNLAIKYAGGIFDSGVKAIFSETDYEIAKVSIPANLKLLEAIYNADPKNQKTVTLLVQGYTGYAMGFVEDDEPERAKMIYKRAYSYGINFLRWKSGRFAESLDGDFEKFEMTLRTEFGRKDVPILFWTAMAWGSYVNLSRDDPEAISQIPKIESMVKYVVELDEGYFYGSGVMFLGVLLSARPKLFGGDPEKGKEYFERCIKISGGKYLLPYVFYARYYAVQVQDRQLYEQLLNYVIESHVEVLEGAELLNVIAKRKAEKFKTMVEEFF
- a CDS encoding TRAP transporter large permease is translated as MLNFVLIFLFILFALFRTPLFTVISAIAILSFFSKGISLSAIIIEMVRLANTSTLVAIPLFTFAGYILAESNTPRRLVNLTQALFGWIPGGLAVVVLVSCAVFTAFTGASGVTIVALGGLVLPALLKSNYSEKFSLGLVTTSGSLGLLFPPSLPLILYGLVAQVDVDKLFIAGITPGILLVVLLSIYSIVKNIGTKIEVQKFSLRNLWRATLDAIWEIPLPFIIIGGIYSGIFTVIEASAVTAVYVFIVELFIYRDLNIKNDLPRIMKESMLMVGGILIILASALGLTSYLIDEQIPMKIFEFIQKYISSKYTFLILLNLFLLVVGMLMDIFSAIIVVVPIITPIAKNFGVDPIHLGIIFLTNLEIGYLTPPVGLNLFISSFRFEKPIIKVYLATIPFIIILFIALILITYIPEISLFLLKR
- a CDS encoding TRAP transporter substrate-binding protein encodes the protein MRRVLVLTLLFLNFTFSQEYLIKVATIAPDGSTWIKVLREYDSQIRKESNGRIGFKIYAGGVAGDEIDVLKKIRIGQYHAAGFTGVGIGEIAPNLRVLDSPFLFKSYDEVDYIYQKFNDEFEREIERGGFVLLGWAEVGFVYTFTKTPVYGIDDLKKLKMWAWQGDPIAEAAYKVIGITPVPLSITEVLTSLQTGIIDGVYGSPLAILATQWFTRVKYMHDVPLSNASGALLISKRYFDSLPKDLQEILLKNGRKYMRKLVELSREENKNAIETLKRNGIMITEPSSKKVLSEYDEVGKKIRRELVGKVFSQIWLDKIEKAVEEYRKSNQKLGN
- the aroC gene encoding chorismate synthase, with the translated sequence MIRILTAGESHGQALIGIVEGIPAGLEISAEYINFHLKRRQQGIGRGARMRIEEDKVEILSGVRFGKTMGSPIALIIKNKDWENWKKKMSVEEIEEKVEKITVPRPGHADLVGYFKYGFDDIRNVIERASARETAIRVACCSVVRKMLEEVGIFIGSHVVQIGQAKIEDRAKLDRKVQSLIRKEKGAFEISIEADKSEVRCLDKEVEVEMINIIKKAMKEGDTVGGVFEVFITGVPIGLGSYVQWDKRLDGLLAQAIMSIQAIKGVEIGFAFENAGKFGSEVHDEIFIKDGRIYRKTNRAGGLEGGVTNGQPIILRSAMKPISTVVKGLSSVDLATGESVKSRYERSDFCAVPSASVIAEAVVAPVIANALLEKFGGDSIDELKRNFKNAIFSVW